The following are encoded together in the Erpetoichthys calabaricus chromosome 16, fErpCal1.3, whole genome shotgun sequence genome:
- the jmjd7 gene encoding bifunctional peptidase and (3S)-lysyl hydroxylase JMJD7 has product MAKVRECLLEFAKQARELYLNESVSYLECPPSPLEFYRDWITPNKPCIIRNAFNHWPALTKWNPSYLREKVGTKIISVAVTPNGYADAVFQGRFVMPEERRMPFASFLDIVEQKCSANGVFYIQKQCSNLTEELPELAGDLETHIPWMSKALGKKPDAVNFWMGESAAITSMHKDHYENLYCVISGEKQFILIPPSDRPFVPYELYHPATFHEQEDGTFSIVEEECVDKVPWIPLDPLNPDLEQFPEYPNARPLTCTVKAGEMMFLPSLWFHHVQQSHGCIAVNFWYDMEYDIKYNYFQLLDSLSQATTES; this is encoded by the exons ATGGCTAAGGTGCGTGAATGTCTGCTGGAATTCGCTAAACAAGCGAGAG AACTCTATCTGAATGAGTCTGTGTCCTATTTGGAGTGCCCGCCATCCCCACTTGAGTTTTACAGAGACTGGATCACACCCAATAAGCCATGCATCATAAGAAATGCTTTCAACCACTGGCCGGCCTTAACCAAGTGGAATCCATCATACCTCAG GGAGAAGGTTGGCACAAAGATCATTAGTGTTGCTGTCACACCAAATGGTTATGCAGATGCAGTATTCCAGGGTCGATTTGTGATGCCTGAAGAGCGCCGCATGCCCTTTGCCTCATTTCTGGACATAGTTGAGCAGAAATGTAGTGCCAATGGAGTTTTTTATATTCAAAAGCAGTGTTCCAATTTGACAGAGGAGCTACCAGAGTTGGCTGGAGACCTGGAGACACATATTCCCTGGATGAGTAAGGCCTTAG GCAAGAAGCCTGATGCTGTGAATTTTTGGATGGGAGAATCCGCTGCAATCACATCAA tGCACAAAGACCACTACGAGAACCTGTACTGCGTGATATCtggagaaaagcaatttattctcATTCCTCCATCGGATCGACCATTTGTTCCTTATG AGTTGTACCATCCAGCAACATTCCATGAGCAGGAAGATGGTACATTTAGTATTgtggaagaagagtgtgttgataAA gttcCCTGGATTCCTCTAGACCCTTTGAATCCTGATTTAGAGCAGTTTCCAGAATATCCTAATGCAAGACCCCTGACTTGCACTGTAAAAGCAGGAGAGATGATGTTTCTACCATCGCTATGGTTTCATCATGTACAACAATCTCATGGCTGTATCGCAG TGAACTTCTGGTATGACATGGAGTATGACATCAAATACAATTACTTCCAGCTACTGGATTCCCTATCTCAAGCTACAACTGAATCATAA